The window GGTTGACCTTGTGCTCACATAATGCATTCACGTACCAAGATCATCCACGTCCGTGCTAATCCACGACTCATGCACGTTCGCGAGATGAGACGTAGCAACCTTGCATACATGGCTGCTTATCATCACACTCACATTTGAGCGATGGTTTGCACGTCATCCCTTTATCTCCCTAATTCAGTTGGATTAATTTTGCCATATTTGGAATTAACTCAAGAATGAAAATGAGTATTGACATAATCAACTGGAATATATGACTTGCTGCAAAATGACCTACCTACTTTTTAATCTTTGATCATCCCTTGTTACTTGTGAACCACATTCATGGGACCACATGTCACCTAAGTGATTGATGAATGAGAGATTGCCTGATAATAAGAACCTCACTCTTACTGTTGGAAACTTGGGAGTTTTATAACAAGAACAAAAATAACTTTACATACTTATTGATGTTTTCCTTCCTACCAACATCATATGTCAGATCACATTGATAAACCTTATACATATACCACTTGCCATCATTTTGAGTTTTGTTAGATTCCTTTCATATTTTCACGACCAAAGTCCTGTGTACTTATCCACCAAAATATATTGCTCTCCCTCTATACTGGAGGACTTGCAACATATGCCATCCACCTACCAGATGCTAAACTTCTACACCGGAAGTCGGCATCCACCATATCTATCCACCAAATAAAGACTTCACATGACTATGTTTCTCCATCCTCCTATCCATGCTAAATGAGACATGAGCTAAAAAAATGATCAGTTTTTAgaaaatcaaaatgctcaaaagaGAATTGGCCAATATTCTCGAGCATGATGAAAAAAAGAGGATATAGAAAATAGCCATGTTCTCCAAATAAAGTATACACAGGAGAATCATATAAAATGAGTCATAATTCCATTTCACATCATCCATCTCCCTATTCCATTCCATCCACATATAAGTGCATAACTTTGGTCATGTTCATATGATTGGTTATCTTCTTGGATCCTCAATTTGactttataatatatctaatgCAAGTCTGTCATTTCTTACTCCCTACCCTTAGCTCCACAGAAGCCTTTAGAAGGTAGGATAAGAAAAGGCAATGTGAATTCCTTGGTTAGGAATAAAAACTTTGAGTGATTTGAGAGAATCAATTGGGGAGTATAGTACAAGTTATGTTTTTATGAACTTCAAAGAAAACTACAATGTAATTTATCGGAAGGAGTAAAGGCCATTCCATTCTTCAATCAGCCAAGATGACATAGTAGACACATCATGTTCACAAGTACAGCTTGGAATAACCTATATGTTGTGTCATTAAGCAGAAGTCATTACCACATTGATCCATGAGCTTTACTCAGGGACGATTAAAGCATAAGCGTGGGGGTGTTGTTGACAGTCGTTAAGTATAAACTTTAACCGTCAACTCATACATAAAAGATATCAAATATAACATCAAAATTTAGTGGTAGGGTTTCACTACTAACCTTTTCAACTAGTCTTGGTAAAAATATTTATGCAGGTAATTTTGAGAGAAAATAAACCTGCCATGCGACAAAATGAACCTCTGGCCAATCACACGCGAGTAAAAGGATTGGAGGGCCCACGTGACAATGGAAACAAACCTAAAGTGGGGCCAAACGAACCTCTACCACCAtaggggcccacatgttagtccGAAAGACGGTCGAGAGAGGCAGTGCCAAGGGTTCGGTCGAACCTCAAACGGTGCCCCTCATCTCCACCCTCCACGTGTGGCTTTCTAGTTggctcccaatgacggttgcggGAGTTACCGACCTCCCCAACCATCATAACTCCCTATAAAAGGAGCGGTTCACTCACTTCCAAAGCACACCAACATCAACAGAGTACAACTCACTTTCGTAATTTAGACTTCACTTTAGTACGTGGGATTAGTGACATTGAGGGGAAGCTCTGAATGGAGTGCCCAAAAGTATTGGAGTTCTCTCCGAGAATTTCTGGAGGAGTGCCCACTACTGCACAATACACCATAGGTACCAGCTAGAgacccattataggtgacggtTTCCCAACTGATACCAACTTGAGAGTACCTGTGCCCGTTggcataggtgccggttctagaaCCAGTACTTATGAAGATTATAGGTACCAGTTCTACATACACAACTGACACttataatatttaaaaaaatcaatggctgCCACGATGGATACATCGCAGGAACACATCATCGATGGCAACGGAGGAGTGCGACACCATGCAGTGCAATGCGAAGGAGCTAGCGGCACAACGGAGACAACTACCCTGTTCAACAGGAACACATgcagttcagaaaaaaaaatcaatctccaACAGAAAAATGCCGTTGATCTGTTCATCCAAAAATTTTAGAAGAAGAGCAAAATCTCCAACACAtgcagttaaaaaaaatcaatatccaGCGGGTCAAAAAATTAAGCATGAGCCCATAGCAGCATTGGTCAAAGTGTCTAGAGGACATATGTCAGTCAAGAATGTGATCTCATAATTGAAAAGGTTAATTCTAGGTAAATGGAAATGGGAGGTAGAAGATTATGGTGATAACTCTTTTCGCACTATTTTTTCTTCTACTGCTGAATTAAAACGCATGGTAGAATTGGGTATAGTGCATACTAAGGTGGGAGAGACTAAAATGTAGATTGTGGAAAGAGGGGTTGAGAATGAGGTTAAGTATGTTATTCCAAAAGTGCCTCTACTTCACGGGCCTCATCTCCACCGTTAACTACTTGTGCATCGCTTGCACTGAtttgttcgccgccgccgactggtgatCTCACCTCTATACGGACCACATCATTCTTCTCCAACGAGCAACTATGACTGCAACAGAAGGACAAGCAAAATGCTCTAAGCTTACCAGCTCAAGCACGTGGATCATACCTTCAATCTGGACTTGTTTTGGATAAACGCAAGTAATCAATCGAGAAGCCTTCGCATCGAAGATTGAAGCACTCAGTAGTCAGTATAGGTTATGAATCACGGAGAAGACTGCAACTCGATTAtcaaggtctcaggggctactgtggaggaGAAGACTGCAACTCGATTAtcaaggtctcaggggctactgtggagaatATGGATACTAGGTACTCATACAACCTCCATATTCGATTAGAGATAGGTGATAGGCCAGATCCATGTATTATATAGAGTAGGACTCGGTTGCAATGTTACCATGTGTTCTATGGCAGGACCTAGAGTACCGAGTGAGGATTatcatataatagattagcaaACTAATACCAAATCCGATTAGGTTTTTCGATTCTCTTTGTAACCCTATCCCCTACCTATATAAGGTGGATAGGGAGCCCTCCAAGAACATATAGCGAGATAAGCACTATCAAATCGTTAGATCAATATACAACCGATGGATACTATCGGACTTCCTCAATCATGAGTaaggtattacctctcatcgaaagtgTTTGGATCTGATTAAATTATTGTCTTTACATCCATTTAATTTTAGGTCTGCCGATTTCCAAAATCTATAATAATAATTGTGACTGCTGCACTATACGGAGGCTACTGAGATGGGAAAGTGTTAGTCACATTGCCTGCCTATGTCGAATAGGATAGTcatatttatacatttttttgcCATTCAAGAATCATTTGATTTTTCTTACTAATCCATTGTCATCAGATGTTGAACGGGGGCATAGCCTCAACTTGcaattttttgaaaagaaaaaagaaacagcaAGCTTTACTGGAAGTGAAGTGCAAacctttggaaaaaaaaaagctgcaaCTTTCCTGTTTTAAATTGTGATATATTTTGCTATCGCCGCCTACTGTATGAATCTAAGGGAGTGGCGTTCTGTCGACCGTCTGCGAGCGAATGGCCACGGCTGTGATGGACAGCGAGTTCGGCAGCCTCGTCAAGGTGTCTGCGGCGGTGTGGGCGGCAATGTTCtacgcccgcctcgccgccgcaagCCTTCGCCCCGGCGctccccgcctcgccgcgctcctTCCCGTAGTCGCGCTCTTCTGCGTGgtccccttctccttctccaccaCCACTTTCCGCGGCTGCTCTGCCTTCTTCCTCAGCTGGCTCGGCGTCTTCAAGCTGCTCCTACTCGCCGCGGGCCGAGGGCCCCTCAACCCCACGCATCCCCTCCACCACTTCGTCTTCTCGGCCTCCCTCCCCGTCAAGCTCCGGCACCTCGCATCCGCCAAGCCGGCCAAAGGTGTAGATCCAGCTCCGGCCAACGAGAGCGCGGCGGGCAAGATCCTCGTCTCCGGCGCCGTCATCCCCCTCATCATCTACACGTACCAGTTCAAGAACGCCATGAGCCGGTACCAGCTCCTCATCCTCTACACCGGGCACATCTACTTCTCCCTGCAGCTCCTCCTGGCCGTCGTCCACGGGCTGATCCATGGCGTGCTCGGGATGGAGATGGAGCCGCAGGTGGACCGGCCGTACCTGGCGTCGTCGCTGCGGGACTTCTGGGGCAGGCGGTGGAACCTCATGGTGCCGGCCATCCTCCGGCCTTCGGTGTACCGCCCGGTGAGGGCGCGTCTCGGCGACGCGGCTGGCGTCCTCGCGGCGTTCCTCGTCTCCGGGCTCATGCACGAGGCGATGTTCTTCTACATCATGTGGCGTCCCCCGAGCGGCGAGGTGACCGTGTTCTTCCTCCTGCACGGCGTGTGCACGGCCGCGGAAGCGTGGTGGGCGCGGCACGCGGGGTGGTGgcgcccgccgcgcgcggccgccgtGCCGCTGACTCTGGCGTTCGTGGCCGGGACGGGGTTCTGGCTCTTCTTCCCGGCCATGATCAAGGCTGGCCTGGACGAGATGGTGCTGCACGAGTGCCAGGGCATGGTGGCCGTCATGGAGCAGTCCGGCCGGTggctcgccggcgccaccaATCTCACCTTCGCGACACGCTGACCAGAGGAAATGAAAGAATGGGACGTGAGCCACACCATTACTACGATCTGACGAAACCTGTTGCATCGCGACGATTCTGACAGGATGCTGCCGTTTGTGATTTTTTCCGATTTGGGAAATTAAATACTCGAGCCGTTCACATGGCCAGCTTGGACAGCACTGGGTGTTTGCATCGTCTGGGGGTCTGGGCTGTGATGCCAGCTAGAATTATGCTAGATCGATCGTGTTAACAGGGGTTAAAGAAGCATTGATTCGGTTGGAAAATATCTTTACCATTTTTTATTGTACGTTTTCAGCTTTGCTATTTATCAatccatttgattttttttcttattatcaGCCACCTACACTATTAGCCCTAGTTTTGAACAACAAAAACCTACTATGTTTTCTTGTATCAATCCCTGAATTAAAAGTTGGTATACACATTTATAGCTAGTAGAAAATTTCaaaatgaatttaggctaaaatAGTTTAATATCTTTACAAGGACCAATAGGGTCTTATCCTATCAGATAAGTAGTAGCGGAAACCAAAATAGTAATAGGCCCAAGCGACATGCCCACAGGCAGTTCATTAGGGGCAGGACCTATTTCTCGATGAGCCCTCTGATCATCTGCTGAGTATGGCATATTGTTGGCAGAGTCTCCCTCTTCTACTACTGTTATGTTTAAAAAGGGAGAAAATAGCTATGTGAGTACATAGAGTACTTGCAAGCTACCACTGCAACATGATTAATGCACATTGGATTTAAGAAAGGGCTTGATTCTTTTGCTCAAAACCAGCTTTCATAAATATTTTAACAAACATTTGACCTAGCCATTCTAACAAGAAAACAACGGTAAGTTTTCTTGTTTAACCATTCACTGAGGGTTGCGTCCACATTCCTAAGTCTTACTTGATTCGGTTTATCCCCAGGCACATTTATCTATATTTCTGCCATTGGACCCTACACTAACCCTGGCTAGTCCCACCATTCATCCATTCCCATTCACGCCCTAAGTCAATAAAAAGTATATAAGTCTAGTTAAGAACAGTACAAATGACGGCGCAAATGGCTAAGGTACCGCAATCTTATGGTGGCCATAATCCTCTAGGTCTATGCCCATATGCCCATATAGGAAGATACGCTCGTACTTAGATCGTTTCCTTCCTATTTTTCTAACTCAGTCCTTAACTAACCAGGGTCAGCACTAGCCTTTGCTGGAATCCAAACAAATCTTCTTGTTGTGATTAAGTTTTGTTTTTCCATAAACAACTTCACATGTGTCTCACAAGATAGTCGCTACCATAGCGATCTTCCCAAATCACATTATCACATGGCTAGGCATGTGTCAATAATTTGACTACGGGCTTTAATATATCCATGGTTATCAAGGTAAAGGTAAGCAATACCAAGATAGGGTTAATCAATAATTAGGTACGCAATttaaatatacttcctccgttttacaatgtaagactttctagcattgttcacatacatatagatgttaatgaatctaaacacatacatatgtctagattcattaacatctaaataaatgtgggcaatgctagaaagtcttacattgtaaaacggaggaagtagcatgcagtttatttgaaaacaaaatatttcgCAACATAGGTACAACATGTATCAATCCTGATTATTTTCTATAGATGTTCACTTTTCTGTAGATTAACCATCAAAGTTTGTGTTCTAAGTGAATGTACTTTATTTTCCTTAGCTTATATCTAGTGGCCAAATCTCAGGTTGATTGTTTGTTGCTTTCATAATTAACAATTCAATGTTTTATCCTTTTGAATGATATTTTCCATGCTTATGGAAGGCTTAATGAACTGAAGTTTGTGTTGGCAGTGATCTCCATCAGATGTCCTGTCTCTTCAGCAGGTCGTCCACGATGCAATCAGCACATGAGGCAACAGTTCCCTCCAACCCACCTGCTGAAGGCTTGGTTTGCCTAATTTGATTGCTACATGCGAATGAGGATTACGCCGTGTAGATTGAGGTGCAGGTAAGCTCCATTTCTTGCTGTCAATTTTTTCATGCCATTTTTGTGAATGCTGGCGATGGGGGATTTTTGTTCATGGAGCAAcaatgtttttattttccttttgtcAGGCCATATGGA of the Oryza sativa Japonica Group chromosome 2, ASM3414082v1 genome contains:
- the LOC4329278 gene encoding probable long-chain-alcohol O-fatty-acyltransferase 4; protein product: MATAVMDSEFGSLVKVSAAVWAAMFYARLAAASLRPGAPRLAALLPVVALFCVVPFSFSTTTFRGCSAFFLSWLGVFKLLLLAAGRGPLNPTHPLHHFVFSASLPVKLRHLASAKPAKGVDPAPANESAAGKILVSGAVIPLIIYTYQFKNAMSRYQLLILYTGHIYFSLQLLLAVVHGLIHGVLGMEMEPQVDRPYLASSLRDFWGRRWNLMVPAILRPSVYRPVRARLGDAAGVLAAFLVSGLMHEAMFFYIMWRPPSGEVTVFFLLHGVCTAAEAWWARHAGWWRPPRAAAVPLTLAFVAGTGFWLFFPAMIKAGLDEMVLHECQGMVAVMEQSGRWLAGATNLTFATR